One segment of Desulfosudis oleivorans Hxd3 DNA contains the following:
- the lepB gene encoding signal peptidase I has protein sequence MNKNRLQRFLFPALSRRYMLRVVLVAAGAFLFFGYVCIPFRIQGHSMAPTYENGAVNFCFALRYLFSDPSPPDVVAVRLAGTRVMLLKRVVATKGQAVAFRNGFLFVDGRKVAEPYVEKKSDWSLPSRTVKPGHVYVVGDNRSVPIENHQFGQTPTTRIVGVPLW, from the coding sequence ATGAATAAAAACAGGTTGCAACGGTTTCTGTTCCCGGCCCTCTCCCGGCGGTATATGCTCCGCGTCGTTCTGGTGGCGGCCGGCGCGTTCCTGTTTTTCGGATATGTGTGCATACCGTTTCGCATTCAGGGCCACAGCATGGCCCCCACTTATGAAAACGGGGCCGTCAACTTCTGTTTTGCCCTGCGCTACCTGTTTTCCGACCCCAGCCCCCCGGACGTGGTGGCGGTGCGGCTGGCCGGCACCCGGGTGATGCTGTTAAAACGGGTGGTGGCAACGAAAGGCCAGGCCGTGGCGTTCCGTAACGGTTTTCTTTTCGTGGATGGGCGAAAGGTGGCCGAGCCCTATGTGGAGAAAAAAAGCGACTGGAGCCTCCCTTCACGCACCGTGAAGCCCGGCCATGTTTATGTGGTGGGGGACAACCGGAGTGTTCCCATTGAAAACCACCAGTTCGGCCAGACGCCGACAACCCGAATTGTGGGGGTGCCGTTATGGTAA
- a CDS encoding tetratricopeptide repeat protein, whose protein sequence is MKRILTCLCLVGFLLAGFAGCSLYVKGDYKFQTKDYDGAIADFTAYLEQKPDSFQATYMLGRAYLEKGELDKSVATLKKALEMNPGDPEAILFLGVAYVAKADYENAIATFESFEDPSRPLLEKAVGKQITLLKIDYNKKLAKEAVASEKKLATVKPPVETYAVFYYEDKTPGKNMAAFQKALAAMTISNLSHINSIQVVERLRLQALMEEMALGRTGIVDSKTAPRLGRLVGAEHLIVGTLSKDIRTDTALASTTRRKVIGNAALTVKRDNFFQLPGAIAAGVAEMKGIKLTPAEQSAVGKVHTKNIDAVLYYGQALDAMDQADWKTALELFNKALQADPQFELALLGRESCPDDSSSGTGGMGQVTPESLKNSFAAAVNDQAAADKAKKDSLSGGSGGH, encoded by the coding sequence ATGAAACGAATACTGACATGCCTGTGCCTGGTCGGCTTTCTGCTGGCCGGTTTTGCCGGATGCTCCCTTTATGTGAAGGGGGACTACAAGTTCCAGACAAAGGACTATGACGGCGCTATTGCCGATTTCACCGCCTACCTGGAGCAGAAACCCGATTCGTTCCAGGCCACCTACATGCTGGGCCGGGCCTATCTTGAAAAAGGCGAACTGGACAAGTCGGTGGCCACGCTCAAGAAGGCCCTGGAAATGAATCCCGGCGACCCGGAAGCCATCCTGTTTCTGGGTGTGGCCTATGTGGCAAAAGCCGATTATGAAAACGCCATTGCCACCTTTGAAAGCTTTGAAGATCCCTCGCGGCCCCTGCTGGAAAAAGCGGTGGGTAAGCAGATCACCCTGCTGAAAATCGACTACAACAAGAAGCTTGCCAAAGAGGCGGTGGCATCAGAAAAAAAACTGGCCACGGTAAAGCCCCCTGTGGAGACCTATGCCGTGTTTTATTATGAAGACAAAACCCCCGGCAAGAATATGGCGGCCTTTCAGAAGGCTCTGGCCGCCATGACCATCAGCAATCTTTCACATATCAATTCCATTCAGGTGGTTGAAAGGCTTCGCCTTCAGGCCCTGATGGAGGAGATGGCCCTGGGTCGGACCGGTATTGTGGATTCAAAAACCGCGCCGCGCCTGGGCCGGCTGGTGGGTGCGGAACACCTGATCGTGGGCACCCTGTCCAAAGACATTCGCACGGACACGGCCCTGGCTTCCACCACGAGACGCAAGGTGATCGGCAACGCGGCCCTGACCGTAAAAAGGGACAATTTTTTTCAGCTGCCCGGCGCCATTGCCGCCGGTGTGGCGGAGATGAAGGGCATCAAGCTCACCCCGGCCGAGCAGTCGGCTGTCGGCAAGGTCCACACAAAGAACATCGACGCGGTGCTTTACTATGGTCAGGCCCTGGATGCCATGGACCAGGCGGACTGGAAAACAGCCCTGGAGCTTTTCAACAAGGCCCTTCAGGCTGACCCCCAGTTTGAGCTGGCCCTTCTGGGCCGCGAATCTTGCCCGGACGACTCCTCATCCGGCACGGGGGGTATGGGCCAGGTGACCCCCGAGTCGCTGAAAAACAGTTTTGCCGCCGCGGTAAACGACCAGGCGGCAGCAGACAAGGCCAAGAAGGACTCGTTGAGCGGCGGCAGCGGCGGCCATTAA
- a CDS encoding CsgG/HfaB family protein produces the protein MKKRILFVATAIFVMACVLPVGPAGASPDGDRTLAILPFENNSVTTPETYDPLKSGLSVMLMTELANSEAAFTLVEREKIRALLDEITLGQTGVIDASTAVKMGKMLGAQAIGFGAFMVMGKNVRIDMRMVEVETGALIMAESITGKTDDFFTLERDLAQKIAGSMQAKEAVAQASSKSSIEAALLFARGVDALESGDGRGADAFFKKAIKLDKSYQPQVDRLKGL, from the coding sequence TTGAAAAAACGGATTCTGTTTGTAGCGACGGCCATTTTCGTAATGGCGTGTGTGCTGCCTGTTGGTCCGGCAGGCGCGTCCCCGGACGGGGATCGGACCCTTGCCATTCTGCCCTTTGAAAATAACTCCGTCACCACCCCGGAGACTTATGACCCGTTAAAAAGCGGCCTGTCCGTGATGCTGATGACCGAGCTGGCCAACAGCGAGGCAGCGTTTACGCTGGTGGAGCGGGAAAAGATCCGTGCCCTGCTTGACGAGATCACCCTTGGCCAGACCGGGGTCATTGACGCGTCCACGGCCGTGAAAATGGGCAAGATGCTCGGGGCCCAGGCCATTGGTTTCGGGGCCTTTATGGTGATGGGCAAAAATGTCCGCATCGACATGAGAATGGTCGAGGTGGAGACCGGGGCGCTGATCATGGCCGAGTCCATCACCGGAAAGACCGACGATTTTTTTACCCTTGAGCGGGACCTGGCGCAAAAGATCGCCGGATCCATGCAGGCCAAGGAAGCGGTAGCCCAGGCAAGCTCCAAAAGCAGTATTGAGGCGGCATTGCTCTTTGCCCGGGGCGTGGACGCCCTGGAGTCGGGTGACGGCCGGGGGGCGGACGCCTTTTTCAAAAAAGCGATCAAGCTGGACAAGTCTTACCAGCCGCAGGTGGACCGGTTGAAAGGGTTGTAA
- a CDS encoding metallophosphoesterase family protein, with protein sequence MKRVGVISDTHGLLRESAAAALHGCDMILHAGDIGHQGIVDTLASIAPVVAVRGNMDRGEWADRLPVFETVTVAGADIYMLHDLLALDLDPAGYFAVVIHGHTHAPSGTTRDGVLYFNPGSAGPRRSSLPVSVGLLTIDDASVKGTWVMLDA encoded by the coding sequence ATGAAACGGGTGGGCGTTATATCGGACACGCACGGGCTGCTGCGGGAATCGGCAGCCGCGGCCCTGCACGGGTGCGACATGATCCTTCATGCCGGCGACATCGGTCACCAGGGCATTGTCGACACGCTGGCATCCATTGCCCCGGTGGTGGCGGTGCGGGGCAACATGGACCGCGGTGAATGGGCCGACCGGCTCCCTGTCTTTGAAACCGTCACCGTGGCAGGCGCAGACATCTATATGCTGCACGACCTTCTGGCCCTGGACCTGGACCCGGCCGGGTATTTTGCCGTGGTGATCCACGGCCACACCCACGCGCCGTCCGGCACCACCAGAGACGGGGTCCTTTATTTCAATCCCGGCAGTGCCGGACCCCGGCGCTCCAGCCTGCCGGTGTCAGTGGGACTGCTGACCATTGATGACGCATCGGTAAAAGGGACGTGGGTGATGCTGGATGCCTGA
- a CDS encoding GGDEF domain-containing protein — MKKLGRLFFPSGMIALAIIILLWADGTRESVLRFSETIFIATLVPALFFSLRLGRSNHFFTVLVLAGLAGAAALLVPATFSSATAQQRFYYHAAAVLAPLHFVLFAWWHERGLLNMWGLSRLIWIGLVPAAAAAACRVPDIIHHPGLARFVFHRALSGFPDVPLVPLIAALLALMLLLVMYLRDPSPARDGFFWATAIVSAGFLFQKGPVVLQLAASGAIVVLLVSMVETGHFFAYRDELTGLPSRRALNEKLQALGRTYTIAMVDVDHFKRFNDRYGHDVGDEVLKKVAAALKRAGGNAYRFGGEEFTLVFPGKALAQGKAAAEAARNAVSRSAFTIRSPARKKKDGSAPEKATPGKRKRVSVTVSIGLAQRSSRHTTPDAVIKAADRALYRAKKNGRNRTETAP, encoded by the coding sequence GTGAAGAAGCTGGGACGCCTTTTTTTCCCTTCCGGCATGATTGCCCTGGCAATCATCATACTGCTGTGGGCGGACGGAACCCGTGAATCTGTTTTACGGTTTTCCGAAACGATTTTTATTGCCACGCTGGTGCCGGCCCTGTTTTTTTCCCTGCGGCTGGGCAGAAGCAACCATTTTTTCACGGTCCTTGTGCTGGCCGGCCTGGCCGGGGCCGCGGCCCTTCTGGTGCCGGCCACTTTTTCGTCCGCCACGGCCCAACAGCGGTTTTATTATCATGCGGCAGCCGTCCTGGCACCGCTGCATTTCGTTCTGTTCGCCTGGTGGCATGAGCGGGGCCTTCTCAACATGTGGGGGCTTTCCCGCCTGATCTGGATCGGCCTGGTGCCCGCGGCCGCGGCGGCCGCCTGCAGGGTTCCCGACATCATCCATCACCCCGGCCTGGCACGGTTTGTTTTTCACCGCGCGCTTTCAGGATTCCCGGATGTTCCCCTGGTTCCCCTGATTGCAGCCCTGCTGGCCCTGATGCTTCTCCTGGTCATGTACCTGCGTGACCCCTCTCCGGCCCGGGACGGTTTTTTCTGGGCAACAGCAATTGTATCCGCCGGTTTTCTCTTTCAGAAAGGCCCTGTGGTGCTTCAACTGGCGGCCTCCGGGGCCATTGTGGTGCTGCTGGTCTCCATGGTGGAAACCGGGCACTTTTTTGCCTACCGGGACGAGCTGACCGGCCTGCCGTCCCGCAGGGCCCTGAATGAAAAGCTGCAGGCCCTGGGTCGGACCTACACCATTGCCATGGTGGATGTGGATCATTTCAAGCGGTTTAACGACCGGTACGGCCATGACGTGGGCGACGAGGTGCTGAAAAAGGTGGCCGCGGCCCTCAAAAGAGCCGGGGGAAACGCCTACCGGTTCGGCGGGGAGGAGTTTACCCTTGTTTTTCCGGGAAAAGCCCTGGCCCAGGGAAAAGCGGCGGCGGAAGCAGCCCGGAACGCGGTGAGCCGGTCCGCCTTTACCATTCGAAGCCCGGCCCGGAAGAAAAAAGACGGCAGCGCCCCGGAAAAGGCAACGCCGGGAAAGCGAAAGCGCGTGTCTGTAACGGTCAGCATCGGCCTGGCCCAGCGGTCGTCACGCCACACCACCCCCGACGCCGTGATCAAGGCGGCGGACCGGGCCCTTTACAGGGCCAAGAAGAACGGCCGCAACCGAACCGAAACCGCCCCATGA
- a CDS encoding antibiotic biosynthesis monooxygenase family protein encodes MLAKIIIKRRFRQGATDEILALLHDLRFAAMSQPGYVSGETLMQNDDPRKLVVIGTWQDMESWHRWKNNPRRNEFEVMLNVYQEGPTVYEEYVLGTALR; translated from the coding sequence ATGCTGGCAAAAATCATCATCAAGCGCCGTTTCAGACAAGGGGCCACAGACGAGATTCTGGCCCTGCTTCACGACCTGCGGTTTGCCGCCATGTCCCAGCCGGGGTATGTGTCCGGCGAGACCCTGATGCAGAACGATGACCCCCGAAAGCTGGTGGTCATCGGCACCTGGCAGGACATGGAAAGCTGGCACCGGTGGAAAAACAATCCCCGGCGCAACGAATTCGAGGTCATGCTCAATGTCTACCAGGAAGGGCCTACGGTCTACGAGGAGTACGTGCTGGGCACGGCCCTGCGCTGA
- a CDS encoding exopolyphosphatase, with amino-acid sequence MRIVTRPDFDGIVCAVLLYDVADITAPIAWVEPSQIQKNEVSIKKGDILANLPFHENCSLWFDHHHSNRVDVPFEGLFRVAPSAAGLVYEYYKERLSRDFSELVAQADKIDAADLSADEVARPEDHPYILLSMTIVNHDWSEAPYWNLLVDLLGRLPIDRVMAHDAVQARCRQTIEDNRNLAAHLKKHTTLYGHVAVTDFRALDVAPTGNRFLAYSLFPEAVVSVKIRHPAEDRSRVIVSVGHSIFNRGCNVNVGEMLSQFEGGGHRGAGACTFLADKADDYIPRIIDVLVKNEENDTA; translated from the coding sequence ATGCGAATTGTGACGCGCCCGGACTTTGACGGCATTGTGTGCGCGGTCCTGCTTTACGATGTGGCCGACATCACGGCGCCCATTGCCTGGGTGGAGCCCAGCCAGATTCAGAAAAACGAGGTGAGCATCAAAAAAGGCGACATTCTCGCCAACCTGCCGTTTCATGAGAATTGTTCCCTCTGGTTCGACCACCACCACTCCAACCGGGTGGATGTTCCCTTTGAAGGGCTTTTCCGGGTGGCGCCGTCCGCCGCCGGGCTGGTGTATGAGTATTACAAAGAGAGGCTGAGCCGGGACTTTTCCGAACTGGTGGCCCAGGCCGACAAGATTGATGCCGCGGACTTGTCCGCGGATGAGGTGGCCCGGCCCGAAGATCACCCCTATATCCTGCTCTCCATGACCATTGTCAACCACGACTGGTCTGAAGCGCCCTACTGGAACCTGCTGGTGGATCTGCTGGGCCGTCTGCCCATTGACCGGGTGATGGCCCATGACGCGGTCCAGGCCCGGTGCCGGCAGACCATTGAAGACAACCGGAACCTGGCAGCCCACCTTAAAAAACACACCACCCTTTACGGCCACGTGGCGGTCACCGACTTTCGGGCCTTGGACGTTGCACCCACGGGTAACCGGTTTCTGGCCTATTCGCTTTTTCCCGAAGCCGTGGTCAGCGTAAAAATTCGCCATCCGGCCGAAGACCGAAGCCGGGTCATTGTCAGCGTGGGCCACAGCATCTTCAACCGGGGGTGCAATGTCAACGTGGGGGAGATGCTTTCTCAATTTGAGGGCGGGGGCCACCGCGGGGCCGGGGCCTGCACCTTTTTGGCAGACAAAGCCGACGACTATATTCCCAGAATCATCGACGTCCTGGTAAAAAACGAGGAAAACGACACTGCGTGA
- a CDS encoding beta strand repeat-containing protein, with translation MTENKREHAKMRILFSHGIKLCAVLAVLLLVAAGCSSSGGETGTTPVVPTGSDPAAVALSATPGTISAGGTATITARVTDEDSAIVVGATVVFSAESLYGTITATADTDASGVATATFTSSGQTGTTTIAASVGSSVTGSTTLTITPVAAYLSLSTSQTSILTDGVDAADITATVLNASRVPIEGIAVNFSVAAGQLSVANVMTDGSGQAETSLTSGTYDKTNQVVTVTVTAQDLIATIPIQVTGTTVSLSIDETVLASGGTQSTPLTVTVKDGGGTEISGAEVTLTQSGSGTVTLTPASGTTATNGTLAITVTGQNAGSVTITATALGASASQAVTVSGTPFEITSPAASSVSQETGTALPITVRSPDNHDVKFVTTMGTWDINNQVSATLAAGTGTVTSTLNVGINAGIATVRVEDNTDSSISDTLQVAIYAPSDEATRLTLQVSPSTIAPSSGGVTNNTTIKATVKNGDGQVVGDAPVIFTLFRTTGGGEYISPPIVYTSSNPESGVPIGVATTDFYSGSLVSNTQGVLCLGRIDGAAIAGPAKVFDFDLATGTITRSDTGGSFIADGFKEGDTIRVSGSEENDDTYTITTGGLAAGSLTVDDSLKADESPGNPVVIATAEDTDVVSVVISGEGSSVAIGGATVIEEVENNPAAYKYPMSVLVNDSGGNAVPGVTVTLSLWPTKYATGYTDPDAGPIITGEFWNEDLNRSDSLDIGEDTDGNTWGGVFPPRYFGVLGEGAYDTALNGIIDPAKSCAGAVPVTVVTDENGLAQFDHVYLKNNAAWVKVEYRATALVYGSETVSTLNMWLPFIEDEKANLPNSPWGPYP, from the coding sequence ATGACAGAAAACAAAAGGGAGCATGCCAAGATGAGAATACTGTTTTCCCATGGTATTAAATTGTGTGCGGTACTGGCGGTTCTGCTGCTGGTCGCGGCAGGGTGCAGCAGCAGCGGAGGGGAAACCGGAACCACACCGGTGGTACCCACAGGCTCAGACCCGGCCGCCGTTGCTCTTTCCGCAACGCCCGGCACTATTTCGGCAGGCGGAACCGCAACAATCACCGCCAGGGTGACCGACGAGGACAGCGCCATTGTAGTGGGGGCAACGGTTGTCTTTTCCGCTGAAAGCCTATACGGCACTATTACGGCTACAGCCGATACCGATGCCAGCGGCGTGGCCACAGCCACCTTCACCTCTTCCGGCCAGACCGGCACAACCACGATTGCCGCCTCTGTCGGCTCATCGGTGACCGGCTCCACCACCCTGACCATCACACCGGTGGCAGCTTATCTGTCTCTTTCCACATCCCAGACGTCGATTCTCACCGACGGAGTGGACGCGGCCGATATCACCGCCACCGTGCTTAATGCCAGCCGGGTGCCCATTGAAGGCATTGCCGTCAATTTCAGCGTGGCTGCCGGCCAGTTGAGCGTAGCCAATGTAATGACCGATGGCAGCGGTCAGGCGGAAACCAGCCTGACCTCCGGCACATATGACAAGACCAACCAGGTCGTCACGGTCACGGTTACCGCTCAGGACCTGATTGCCACCATTCCCATTCAGGTCACCGGTACCACGGTGTCCCTTAGTATTGACGAAACCGTTCTTGCCAGCGGTGGCACACAGTCCACACCCCTGACCGTCACGGTCAAGGACGGCGGCGGAACGGAAATTTCCGGCGCTGAGGTAACCCTGACCCAGAGCGGGTCCGGCACGGTCACTCTGACCCCTGCGTCCGGCACCACAGCAACCAATGGAACCCTTGCCATAACGGTCACCGGCCAGAACGCGGGCAGTGTCACCATCACGGCCACGGCCCTGGGCGCGTCCGCCAGTCAGGCTGTCACGGTCTCCGGCACCCCTTTTGAGATCACCAGTCCTGCGGCCAGCTCCGTGTCTCAGGAGACCGGCACCGCCCTGCCCATTACCGTGAGAAGCCCGGACAACCATGATGTTAAGTTTGTCACCACCATGGGAACATGGGACATCAACAACCAGGTATCCGCCACCCTTGCGGCGGGAACCGGTACTGTCACCAGCACCCTGAATGTCGGTATCAATGCCGGTATTGCCACTGTGCGGGTGGAGGATAACACGGACAGCTCCATCAGCGATACCCTTCAGGTGGCGATTTACGCGCCTTCCGATGAGGCGACCAGGCTGACTCTTCAGGTCTCACCTTCCACCATTGCCCCAAGTTCCGGGGGTGTCACCAATAATACCACGATCAAGGCAACCGTGAAAAACGGGGATGGACAGGTCGTGGGGGACGCGCCGGTGATTTTCACATTATTTCGGACCACCGGCGGAGGGGAATATATCTCGCCGCCTATCGTTTATACGTCTAGCAATCCCGAATCTGGAGTGCCTATCGGCGTGGCCACCACCGACTTTTATTCCGGCTCCCTGGTTTCCAATACCCAGGGCGTCTTATGTCTGGGGCGCATTGACGGTGCGGCAATCGCCGGTCCGGCCAAAGTATTTGATTTTGACCTGGCAACCGGAACCATCACCCGCAGCGACACCGGGGGCAGTTTTATTGCAGACGGTTTTAAGGAAGGCGATACGATCCGGGTTTCCGGGTCAGAGGAGAATGATGATACTTATACGATTACAACCGGAGGCTTGGCAGCCGGGTCTTTGACGGTCGATGACTCCTTGAAAGCCGATGAAAGCCCAGGGAACCCGGTTGTTATTGCCACGGCAGAGGACACCGACGTGGTCTCCGTGGTGATATCCGGAGAAGGCAGTTCAGTGGCCATCGGCGGGGCCACGGTGATCGAAGAGGTTGAGAACAACCCGGCCGCTTACAAATACCCCATGTCCGTGCTGGTCAACGACTCCGGCGGTAATGCCGTGCCCGGTGTCACGGTCACCCTGAGCCTCTGGCCCACAAAGTACGCCACAGGTTATACCGACCCGGATGCCGGGCCGATCATTACCGGCGAATTCTGGAATGAAGACCTGAATCGCAGCGATTCTCTGGATATCGGAGAAGACACCGACGGCAATACGTGGGGGGGTGTGTTTCCTCCAAGATATTTTGGTGTCCTTGGCGAGGGGGCCTACGACACCGCCCTTAACGGAATCATTGATCCGGCCAAATCGTGCGCAGGCGCCGTGCCGGTCACCGTGGTCACCGACGAAAACGGCTTGGCCCAGTTTGATCATGTGTATCTGAAAAATAATGCCGCCTGGGTCAAGGTGGAATACCGGGCCACGGCCCTGGTTTACGGCAGTGAGACCGTGTCGACCCTGAACATGTGGCTGCCCTTTATTGAAGACGAAAAGGCCAATCTTCCGAACTCTCCCTGGGGCCCGTACCCATAA
- the pilQ gene encoding type IV pilus secretin PilQ, protein MNAKKAAKVRGTLYFLSAILMVAMIAGCTPSAGVRQGTEATAPEATSDTGQLARRITGISVKDTPDAVVVSIQTNHLADYTLAEPPLEQAVVLYFPEAGLATTTADPAEPNDLVGTVTAAELIAGGPSKVVIPMQQPGLAYEAMRGQDNSLNILFNKTAVSPAPEAAWGQEEAAETVAAAETKEDASSVVEDATPAAPATLMEDITVTGDADALDITILADGAITDHKLRILKAPPRIVYDLPGIRSTHAGEQRIAVDSAIAGRVRHFAHPDYLRVVVDLKDDLYLGKARAYSLSNGLLIHVGEKETPALAAARKTGPVTTEARTSVAEAASVEPVDASPAVAPAPAEQEAEPAPAVAVKRSGKPAMVNRIDFMEEMDGRSAIEIGTTRPVDYEMLTISGNQLFLKLDNTDILSYRQRPLITTRFESAVDLILPVQTKKMKEQRFSAVNIDLREAVPYTIKQMDNTIRILFEPSSVAPNPAKEVVIPTELAIESLVTDTAGAPDIETAVTEPAPASEAPVTPPETDVPAPIGTVAAPEAAVPQTAPAFEAPTGMRTEPDAPAPSLFGKKKNFTGEPIALDFYKTDIRNVIRILKDVSGKNFAIDDDVSGSVTLSFVNPVPWDQVLDLILEMNNLGMVEADGIIRIATQATLVQQKESEKAALTAQQDMKKAEETLASLVTEYFSISYANAGEDILPHIEGLLSDRGHAKVDNRTNQVIMTDVEEKVEKAREIIAKIDKVTPQVMIKARIVETSSSFSREFGTEWGIDNRYNSPNINIGTDGAYRDEMGGTYTYDVALNSLSSPVQNLIGINFARIIGTPFSLDAKLSLMESTGDVKIISTPKVVTLDNKTATISQGIDYPYTVVEDGEADVKWKTIDLNLDVTPHVTPDDRISMKLNIQKNDVGEIINGEQSFNTKRASTELLVNDGDTVVIGGIIKEREGAGERGVPWISKIPVLGNLFKYKTRSDEKSELLIFITPNVVRLD, encoded by the coding sequence ATGAACGCAAAAAAAGCGGCAAAAGTTCGCGGTACTCTTTATTTTCTGAGCGCCATTTTGATGGTGGCGATGATCGCGGGATGCACTCCCTCCGCAGGGGTCCGGCAGGGCACCGAGGCTACGGCACCGGAAGCAACCTCTGACACCGGGCAATTGGCCAGACGTATTACCGGCATATCAGTCAAGGATACGCCGGATGCCGTGGTGGTCTCTATTCAGACCAATCACCTGGCAGACTATACGCTGGCGGAACCGCCCCTGGAGCAGGCCGTGGTGCTCTATTTTCCAGAGGCCGGCCTGGCCACGACCACGGCCGATCCGGCGGAACCCAACGATCTGGTGGGCACCGTTACCGCTGCGGAGCTGATTGCCGGGGGGCCTTCAAAGGTCGTTATTCCCATGCAGCAGCCCGGCCTGGCCTACGAGGCGATGCGGGGCCAGGACAACAGCCTGAATATTTTATTTAACAAGACGGCGGTTTCCCCGGCACCGGAAGCAGCCTGGGGACAGGAAGAGGCCGCGGAAACGGTTGCTGCGGCAGAAACAAAAGAGGATGCGTCTTCTGTTGTTGAGGACGCCACACCCGCGGCACCCGCCACCCTGATGGAAGACATCACGGTGACCGGCGATGCCGATGCCCTGGATATAACGATTCTGGCCGACGGCGCCATCACCGATCATAAACTGAGGATACTCAAGGCCCCGCCCCGTATCGTTTACGACCTGCCCGGCATTCGAAGCACCCATGCGGGCGAACAGCGCATTGCCGTGGATTCGGCCATTGCCGGCCGCGTGCGCCATTTTGCCCACCCCGACTACCTGCGGGTGGTAGTAGACTTAAAGGATGACCTGTATCTTGGCAAAGCCAGGGCTTACAGCTTAAGCAACGGCTTGCTGATTCACGTGGGGGAGAAAGAAACCCCGGCCCTGGCCGCGGCCCGAAAGACCGGACCGGTGACCACCGAAGCCCGGACCTCTGTTGCGGAGGCCGCTTCCGTTGAACCTGTTGACGCCTCCCCGGCGGTTGCACCGGCACCTGCGGAGCAAGAAGCCGAGCCGGCCCCCGCCGTGGCGGTCAAGCGCTCCGGCAAGCCGGCCATGGTCAACCGCATCGACTTTATGGAAGAGATGGACGGCCGGTCCGCCATTGAAATCGGCACCACCCGGCCGGTGGATTATGAGATGCTGACCATTTCCGGCAACCAGCTCTTTCTGAAGCTGGACAACACCGACATTCTCAGCTATCGTCAGCGGCCCCTTATCACCACCCGGTTTGAAAGCGCGGTGGACCTGATTTTGCCGGTACAGACAAAAAAAATGAAAGAACAACGGTTTTCCGCGGTCAACATCGACCTGCGGGAGGCGGTGCCCTACACCATAAAACAGATGGATAACACCATCCGCATTCTGTTTGAACCCTCTTCCGTTGCCCCGAACCCGGCAAAAGAGGTGGTGATTCCCACGGAACTGGCCATTGAGTCCCTGGTGACCGACACCGCCGGAGCGCCGGATATCGAGACAGCGGTCACGGAACCGGCCCCGGCATCTGAAGCGCCGGTGACGCCTCCGGAAACCGACGTACCGGCCCCGATTGGAACCGTTGCGGCGCCTGAAGCCGCGGTTCCCCAGACCGCGCCTGCTTTCGAGGCGCCCACCGGCATGCGTACCGAACCCGATGCACCGGCGCCATCCCTGTTCGGCAAAAAGAAAAACTTTACCGGCGAGCCCATTGCCCTGGATTTTTACAAAACCGACATTCGCAACGTGATTCGCATTCTCAAGGACGTAAGCGGCAAGAACTTTGCCATCGACGATGATGTGTCGGGCAGCGTAACCTTAAGTTTTGTCAACCCGGTCCCCTGGGACCAGGTGCTGGACCTGATTCTTGAGATGAACAATCTGGGTATGGTGGAGGCCGACGGCATCATTCGCATCGCCACCCAGGCCACCCTGGTGCAGCAGAAAGAGTCGGAAAAGGCGGCCCTGACAGCCCAGCAGGACATGAAAAAGGCCGAAGAGACCCTGGCCTCCCTGGTCACCGAGTATTTCTCCATCAGCTATGCCAACGCGGGTGAGGATATTCTGCCCCATATCGAGGGCCTGCTGTCGGACCGGGGCCATGCCAAGGTGGACAACCGCACCAACCAGGTGATCATGACCGATGTGGAAGAGAAGGTGGAAAAGGCAAGGGAGATCATCGCCAAGATCGACAAGGTGACCCCCCAGGTGATGATCAAGGCCCGGATCGTGGAGACCAGTTCCAGCTTCTCCAGGGAGTTCGGCACGGAGTGGGGTATTGACAACCGTTACAACAGCCCCAACATCAACATCGGCACCGACGGCGCCTACAGGGACGAGATGGGCGGCACCTACACCTATGATGTGGCCTTGAACAGCCTCTCCTCTCCGGTGCAGAACCTGATCGGCATCAACTTTGCCAGAATCATCGGCACTCCCTTTTCCCTGGATGCCAAGCTCTCCCTGATGGAGTCCACCGGCGACGTAAAGATCATCTCCACACCCAAGGTAGTGACCCTGGACAATAAAACCGCCACCATCTCCCAGGGCATCGACTATCCCTACACCGTGGTGGAAGATGGAGAGGCGGACGTCAAGTGGAAGACCATTGACCTCAACCTGGATGTGACGCCCCACGTGACCCCGGACGACCGAATCTCCATGAAGCTCAACATTCAGAAGAACGACGTGGGTGAGATCATCAACGGCGAGCAGTCTTTCAACACCAAACGGGCATCCACCGAGCTGCTGGTCAATGACGGCGACACCGTGGTAATCGGCGGCATCATCAAGGAACGGGAAGGCGCGGGTGAGCGGGGCGTGCCCTGGATCTCCAAGATTCCGGTGCTGGGCAACCTGTTCAAATACAAGACCCGGTCGGATGAAAAAAGCGAACTCCTGATTTTTATCACGCCCAATGTGGTGCGTCTGGATTAG